The Microbacterium sp. SORGH_AS_0428 genome contains the following window.
AACAGGAGCTCGGTCAGATCCTGCGAGCCGGCGCCCTCGTCGGGGTCCTGCTCACGTCCGGTCTTGTTCCGACGCCACCACGGCATGGCCTCTGTCGCATCGTCGTCTCCGGCGACAGAGCCGGCTGCGTCCTTCGAGCGCTCGGCCTTCTCGGCCGGGTCCTGCCGCTCCGCTCCGAACATCCATGCGTACAGGTCGCCGAGGCGACGACCGATGCGGTTCGGGGGCGTACGGGTGAGGATGAGCACGCTGAGCACGGCCAGCAGGGTCAGCACGATGCCCGCGCCGACCGGCTGGAGCAGCAGCGCGAGAGGCTCCCCCGCCATCCAGCCGAAGAGGCCACCCGCGGTGCTGAGCGCGGGAAGGCCGGCCGACGGCTGCGGGCGCCCGCCGAGAACGTGGCAGAAGCCCGCGATGGTCAGGACGAAGAGCGCGAAACCGATTCCGATGCGGCCGTTGTCGTGCACCGATGCGGGATGGCGGAACAGCCAGCCGGCCAGCAGGACCAGGAAGACGGGCAGGATGAAGGAGACCCGGCCGACCAGCCCGCCGATGGAGTAGGCGCTGATGGCCGCCGAGACCTCGGTGCCGATGAAGAACCACTCGATCACGGCCCCGGCGACGGCGAGAAGGACGAGCAGGAACGGGAACCCGTCGCGACGCTGATCCTTCTCCAGCGTCTCGGGCCCGAACGTGCGGAACAGCCCGCCCGTGAGGTGCGCGAGTCCCATCCAGGCGCGGACGGCGACCGAGGGCCGATCGTCCTCTCCCACGTAGCGCTTGGGAGCGGGTTCCGGTTTGCGCGCGCGCGACGAACCGCCCTTCGCGGGGGCGCGACGCGTCGAGGCGGTACTGCGTGCCATGCTCCCACGGTAGATCCGACCTGCGACAGCGGTCGGTAGCCACGCGGCGAAGCGCCTCAGCGCAAGCGACGCACCATGGTGTCGCGCCCCTGGGCGGGAGAGGTCACGGCGAAGCCCTCGGAACGGTAGAGGGTCGCGGCGAAGTTGTCGCGCTCCACGCTGAGACTGAGGCGCGCGTAGCCCTCGGCCCGTGCCGCCGCCACCAGCTGCTGCAGCAGAGCGCGCCCCACCCCGTGGGCGCGCCACAGGGGGCGCACCCCGATCACGAGCTCCGGCACTCCCGTGCCGATGTACCCGAACCCCGGCTCGGTTCGCGGCAGCATCCGGTACCAGGCGGCGCCGATCCCTTCACCCTCCGGGCTCACCGCGACGAGACCCGTGTCGCCCGGCCGCTTCCACCCCGAGATGTATCGGGCGTGCTCCGGGGCCGCGAGGATCTCATGCCGCGGACGTGCCGCACCGGGCCGCCAGTTCGCGGCCTCGACCACCATGTCCGCGAGCAACACGCCGTCCGCCTGTTCGGCGGGGCGGATCCGGAAGCTCGCGGGCATGCCCGGATCATAGCGATGAAGCGGTCAGGCCTCGATCACCAGCGGCACGATCATCGGGCGCCGACGCAGACGCTGGTTCACCCAGCGGCCGATCGTGCGGCGGACGACCTGCGAGAGGGCGTGCGTGTCGCGCACGCCCGAGCCCGCCGCCTCCGCGAGCGCCGCGGCGATCTTGGGCTTGACGTCCTCGAACACCGAGTCGTCCTCGGCGAAACCGCGCGCGTGGATCTCCGGTCCGGTGATGATGCGCCCCGTGGAGGCGTCCACCACGACGATCACGGAGATGAAGCCCTCTTCCCCGAGGATGCGGCGGTCCTTGAGGTCTGCATCCGTGATCTCGCCCACGGTGGAGCCGTCGACGTAGACGAAGCCGATGTCGCGCTGACCGACGACGCGAGCCTCGCCGTCCTTGAGGTCGATGACCGTGCCGTTCTCGGCGAGGATCGTCCGTTCGGCGGGGATGCCGGTGTCCTGTGCGAGCTTGGCGTTGGCCATCAGATGGCGGTGCTCGCCGTGCACGGGCAGCACGTTGCGCGGCTGCAGGATGTTGTAGCAGTACAGCAGCTCGCCCGCGGCTGCGTGGCCCGAGACGTGCACCTTCGCGTTGCCCTTGTGGACGACGTTGGCGCCGAGCTTGGTCAGCCCGTCGATCACGCGGTAGATCGCGTTCTCGTTGCCGGGGATCTGGCTGGAGGCGAGGATCACGGTGTCGCCGGGGCCGGGCTCGATCTCGTGGTCGAGATTGGCCATCCGCGAGAGCACCGCCATGGGCTCGCCCTGAGAACCGGTCGACATGTAGACGATGCGATCGTCGGGCAGGTCGCGCGCCTTCTTGTAGTCGATGAGCACACCGTCCGGCACCTTGAGGTAGCCGAGGTCCTGGGCGATCGTCATGTTGCGCACCATGCTGCGCCCGAGGAAGGCGACCCGACGCCCGTGGGCGGCCGCCGCGTCGATGACCTGCTGCACGCGGTGTACGTGGCTCGAGAAGCTCGCCACGATCACCCGGCGCGGTGCACGACCGATGACCTGGTCGAGCACGGGACCGATGGAGCGCTCCAGCGGGGTGAACCCGGGGACGTCGGCGTTGGTGGAGTCGACGAGGAAGAGGTCGATTCCCTCCTCGCCCAGGCGCGCGAAGGCACGGAGGTCGGTGAGACGGCCGTCCAGGGGGAGCTGGTCCATCTTGAAGTCGCCGGTGGCCAGCGCCATGCCTGCGGGCGTGCGGATGGCGACGGCCAGGGCGTCGGGGATGGAGTGGTTCACCGCGACGAACTCGAGATCGAAGGGCCCGACCTGCTCGCGCTGACCCTCCGCGACCGTCAACGTGTACGACTTGACCCGGTGCTCCTTGAGCTTCGCCTCCACGAGGGCGAGCGTCAGCCCCGAACCGATGAGGGGGATGTCGTTCTTGAGCTTCAACAGGTACGGCACGGCACCGATGTGGTCCTCGTGGCCGTGCGTCAGCACGATTCCCACGATGTCGTCGAGCCGGTCGCGCAGGGGCGCGAAGTCGGGGAGGATCAGGTCCACGCCCGGCTGATGCTCCTCGGGGAAGAGCACGCCGCAGTCGACGACGAGGATCTTCCCGTCGTACTCGAAGATCGTCATGTTGCGACCGACCTCGCCCAGTCCTCCCAGGGGCGTGACGCGCAGCGTCCCCTGAGCGAGTGCGGGCGGATCGTAGACAGTGTTGGCCATACGTACCTCTCCGGATGCGGCCTGCGCCGCATCCGTGTTCTGCCCGCTGAAATGAAGGAGCGGGCTATGGGGCTCGCCTCGTGGCGAGCGGTTGTCAGCGTGTGGTTCCGTGCACCTTCGGCAGCGCGCCGCCGGCAGCGGCGTTGCGGTCGGGACGGAAGTTGGAGAAATCGGCACCGGGGACGTCGCGCACCAGGGCGAGCTCGTCCTCGATGATGGCGGCCTCCCACTCCTCCGGCCCCACGAGAGGCAGGCGGACGCGGGGGCTCGAGATGCGGCCGAGGCCGTGGAGGATGTACTTCGCGCTCACGGTGCCCGGCACGTGCGTCATGACGGCCCGAACCAGCGGCTCGAGTCGCTTGTGCTCGGACGTCGCCGTGGCGAGGTCGCCGCGGTTCACCGCATCCACGATCGCACGGTAGGGGGCCGCCGCGATGTTCGCGGTGACGCCGATGAGACCCGACGCTCCGATCGCGAGGTGCGGCAGCACGTTCGCATCGTCGCCCGAGAAGTACATCAGGTCGGTCTGGTTGAGCACGCGGCTCACCTCGCTGAAGTCGCCCTTCGCATCCTTGATCGCCAGGATGTTCGGATGCTTGGCGAGGCGCAGGATCGTCTCGTACTTGATCGGCACGCCGGTACGGCCCGGGATGTCGTAGAGGATGACGGGCAGATCCGTCGCGTCCGCCACGAGGCGGAAGTGCGTGAGGATGCCGGCCTGGGTCGGCTTGTTGTAGTACGGCGTGACGATCATGATGCCGTCCGCGCCGGCCTTCTCGCTCGCCCGGTACAGCTCGATCGCGTGAGCGGTCTCGTTCGAACCGCCGCCGGTGATGATCTTCGCTCGGCCGGACGCGACGCTCTTTCCGACCTCGACGAGACGGAGCTTCTCCGGGTCGGTCAGCGTCGAGGTCTCCCCCGTCGTACCGGTGACCACGATGCCGTCGGCTCCCGCGGTGATGACGTCGTCCATGTGCTTCTCGACGGCGGGCCAGTCCACCTCGCCGTCGGCGGTCATGGGAGTGACCAGCGCGACGAGCACCTGTCCGAAGGGGTTGCCCGTGTGCGTCATGTTCCCAGGCTATCGGTTCCGGCCGCCGCGACCCCACCGCATGAGCGCCGATCACCTTTCGCAGGCGGCGCGCGGATGCTGCGACATCTGCACGACCGCTGGGGCTGGTGCGACCCCGCGCGGCATGTGGGGCAACGGGAGACTCAACGACCGTGCAGATGTCACGTCACCGAAGGGAGGCGATCCGCATCCGTGACAACGTCGCCGAGATCGCGCGCTGCACGCGCTGCCAGTCGTGCACGACGAGCGCATAGTCGAAGCGCAGCGTCTCGTACCCCTGGGCAGCCGCCTCGGCATCACGCACCAGGTCCTTGTGGCGCAGGCTCGCGCCGTCGTGGTTGAGGCGGCCGTCGACCTCGATGATGAGCCTGCCGTCGACCAGGAAGTCCACGACGCCGACCCCTCGGACGAGGACCTGGCACTCCAGCGAGACGCCGAGCAGACGCAGTCGCAACCGGAGGAGCGATTCCAGCCCGCTGTCGGCATCCGGACGAGCGAGGTCGACGAGCCAGCGGAAGCGGGCAGGGAGACGCCTTCGCACCTCGTCCCTGTCCGCCCGGTCGAGCAGCCCGAGGCGCCACGCCGACTCGAACGCGGCGAAGAAGCTCTCTCCGCCGCAACAGGCCGCCAGATGGACGAGCGCCTGCACGATCGGCACGATGCCGAACGCAGACGCGCCCGCATCCCGGTGCACGATGCAGGCGCAGGACGGATGCGGGTGCGCGCGACCGTCGGGGCCGAGCCAGACGTGCAGTGCCGGCCGGTCCTCCAGCACCCACACACCGAGGACGCGGAGCGCCGCGGCACACGCGAGCTCCCCGCCGTGGGCTGCAGCGTCTCGGACATCGGGGTGCGCACCCAGCGCGTACACGCCTTTGCGCACCCGCTCGATCGCACCACGATCGGCGGCGCGAGCCAGCATGCTGCGCGACGCACCGATCTGGCCGGCGCGCGCGACTCCGCCGAGTGCGCGCAGCCTGTCGGCGATCGATGCGGAGTCCATCCGTCCACCCTGTGCGTCCGCGCCCCGGACATGACGCTCCTCCGGCGGATGCGGGACGACTCACCGTTCGAGGCGCCGTGGGGAGGTTCGATCGAGCTCGCACCGCGGGGCGGCACGCCGCGCCCATGCGACATCTGCACGGAGCGTGGTGTCAGAGTCACCTCGCGGGGCACCGAGAGCACTCGCAGCGCGTCCCGTCGTGCAGACGTCGCGGTACCCACCGCCGGCACCGTGTCGACGGCGTGCGGCCGGCGCCTTCGCGGATTCGCCTCCAGGTGCGGCGACATCTGCACGACCTGTGGTGCGCCTGTCGTCCCACGGGGCCCATGCGACTCTCGGTCACCGATCCGTCGTGCAGACGTCGCGGTGGCGCGGGTTCGCCGTGGGCGCCGCCGTAAGGTGGCCGCATGGTCTGGCATACGTCCGCAAGCCGCGTCGTCTACGAGAACCGCTGGATCCGGGTGAGGGAGGACGACGTGACCGGCCCGGACGGCGAGGGGATCTACGGCGTCGTCGAGATGCAGCATCCCGCCGTGTTCATCGTGGCACTGGACGACGAGGACAACGTCTGTCTCGTGTCGATGCAGCGCTACACCACCGGCCCCTCGTGGGAGGTGCCGGCGGGAGGCAGCGACGGCGAGGATCCGCTCCTCGCCGCTCAGCGGGAGCTCGCCGAGGAGACAGGCCTGGTCGCGGCGGAATGGGAGCATCTCGGCACCATGAACGCGCTGAACGGGGTCGCCGTCGCGCCCGAGCACGTGTTCCTCGCGCGCGGCCTCGCCCCCGCACCCGACAGCGCCCTCGCGCAGGACGAGGAGGGCATCGACGAGGTCGCGCGCGTCTCGTTCGCCGAGGCCCTCGCGATGGTCGCGGACGGCCGCATCAGCGATGGCGAGACCGTCGCAGCGCTCGCATACGCGGGCATCCGGCTCGGCCGTTTCGTCTGACTCAGCGGCCCCGCCGACCGAGTTTCGCGGCGAGTCGATCAGGGGCCACGCTCGCCAGCGCGGCGAGCGCGCGGTAGCGAACAGTCGGCACCGACACGGCCTTGCCGCGTGCCGCATCGCGCAGCGAAGGCGTCACCACGTCGGCGGGGTTCAACCACATCCAGCCTGCGATCCCCTCCTGTCCGCGGGCGAGACCGAGCCGCTCGTGGAAGTTCGTGTGCGTGTAGCCCGGGCACACGGCGGTGACCGTCACGCCGCGCGCCGCATAGGACGCATCGGCCCAGCGGCTGAACGACACGAGCCACAGTTTTGAGGCGCCGTACGTGGAGCGCGGGATGAACGCGGCGATGGAGGCGATGTTCAGGATGCGGCCGCTGCCGCGCGCGAGCATCGGGCCGAGCGCCGCGTGCATGAGCCGCATCGGCACCTCGACGTGCACGGCGAGGTGCCGCACCTCGTCCTCGATGTCGTTGCGCTCGAAATCGAGGGGAAGACCGAATCCGGCGTTGTTGACGAGGATCTCCACGGGCCGGTCCTGATCCGTCAGCCGGTCGATGACCGCGCGCCGCTCCTCCGCGTCCAACAGGTCTGCGACCAGCACCTCCGCCGCGACGCCGGATGCGGCGCGCACCTCGCGGGCGACCGCCTCCAGTGCCTCGGCGTCGCGGCCGACCAGCACGACGTCGGCGCCGCGCGCGGCGAGCTGCCTGGCGTACTCCGCGCCGAGTCCGGAGCTGGCACCGGTGATGAGAGCCGTCTTCGCCATGGGCCGAGCCTACGCGCCGGCGCCTATCGTGAACCCATGGTGGACGTGCTGCTCTGGGAATGGGAATGGGCGTGCTGCGGCGAGCCTTTCGCCGTGGGCGACCGCGTCGGGTTCGGGGTCGTGGAGGCGGACGAAGGGGTGCGCGAGCTCTGTGCGCCGGCGGCCGCCCCCGAGTTCGTCGAGACACACCACGAGCGCGAACCCGAGCTGCAGATCTCCGGCGTCGTGCGCGCCGTGTCCGCGCTCACGGTGGCGCACCGCACGACGCGCGTTCCGCGCCGGGGACGGGCATCGGAGACGGCGCGTTTCTCGGCACCGGGCGCGGAATGGGCGATCGAGGTGCGACCGACCCCGTACGTCCTGACATCCGAACGGTGTCCCGGCACGGCTCGGCTCGACCCGCTGCCCGGCGTCGGCCGCACGATCGACGAGGATGGCGACGAGAGCGCGGCCCCCGGACCGGATCCGGCGGACGGCGAGATCCGCCGCCACCTCGACGGCTATCTCGTCACGATCGACGAGGACTGATCACGGCGCGACGCGGCCGTTGGCGTTGAAGGCG
Protein-coding sequences here:
- a CDS encoding DUF6578 domain-containing protein — protein: MVDVLLWEWEWACCGEPFAVGDRVGFGVVEADEGVRELCAPAAAPEFVETHHEREPELQISGVVRAVSALTVAHRTTRVPRRGRASETARFSAPGAEWAIEVRPTPYVLTSERCPGTARLDPLPGVGRTIDEDGDESAAPGPDPADGEIRRHLDGYLVTIDED
- the dapA gene encoding 4-hydroxy-tetrahydrodipicolinate synthase, translating into MTHTGNPFGQVLVALVTPMTADGEVDWPAVEKHMDDVITAGADGIVVTGTTGETSTLTDPEKLRLVEVGKSVASGRAKIITGGGSNETAHAIELYRASEKAGADGIMIVTPYYNKPTQAGILTHFRLVADATDLPVILYDIPGRTGVPIKYETILRLAKHPNILAIKDAKGDFSEVSRVLNQTDLMYFSGDDANVLPHLAIGASGLIGVTANIAAAPYRAIVDAVNRGDLATATSEHKRLEPLVRAVMTHVPGTVSAKYILHGLGRISSPRVRLPLVGPEEWEAAIIEDELALVRDVPGADFSNFRPDRNAAAGGALPKVHGTTR
- a CDS encoding ribonuclease J is translated as MANTVYDPPALAQGTLRVTPLGGLGEVGRNMTIFEYDGKILVVDCGVLFPEEHQPGVDLILPDFAPLRDRLDDIVGIVLTHGHEDHIGAVPYLLKLKNDIPLIGSGLTLALVEAKLKEHRVKSYTLTVAEGQREQVGPFDLEFVAVNHSIPDALAVAIRTPAGMALATGDFKMDQLPLDGRLTDLRAFARLGEEGIDLFLVDSTNADVPGFTPLERSIGPVLDQVIGRAPRRVIVASFSSHVHRVQQVIDAAAAHGRRVAFLGRSMVRNMTIAQDLGYLKVPDGVLIDYKKARDLPDDRIVYMSTGSQGEPMAVLSRMANLDHEIEPGPGDTVILASSQIPGNENAIYRVIDGLTKLGANVVHKGNAKVHVSGHAAAGELLYCYNILQPRNVLPVHGEHRHLMANAKLAQDTGIPAERTILAENGTVIDLKDGEARVVGQRDIGFVYVDGSTVGEITDADLKDRRILGEEGFISVIVVVDASTGRIITGPEIHARGFAEDDSVFEDVKPKIAAALAEAAGSGVRDTHALSQVVRRTIGRWVNQRLRRRPMIVPLVIEA
- a CDS encoding GNAT family N-acetyltransferase — translated: MPASFRIRPAEQADGVLLADMVVEAANWRPGAARPRHEILAAPEHARYISGWKRPGDTGLVAVSPEGEGIGAAWYRMLPRTEPGFGYIGTGVPELVIGVRPLWRAHGVGRALLQQLVAAARAEGYARLSLSVERDNFAATLYRSEGFAVTSPAQGRDTMVRRLR
- a CDS encoding SDR family NAD(P)-dependent oxidoreductase — encoded protein: MAKTALITGASSGLGAEYARQLAARGADVVLVGRDAEALEAVAREVRAASGVAAEVLVADLLDAEERRAVIDRLTDQDRPVEILVNNAGFGLPLDFERNDIEDEVRHLAVHVEVPMRLMHAALGPMLARGSGRILNIASIAAFIPRSTYGASKLWLVSFSRWADASYAARGVTVTAVCPGYTHTNFHERLGLARGQEGIAGWMWLNPADVVTPSLRDAARGKAVSVPTVRYRALAALASVAPDRLAAKLGRRGR
- a CDS encoding NUDIX hydrolase; its protein translation is MVWHTSASRVVYENRWIRVREDDVTGPDGEGIYGVVEMQHPAVFIVALDDEDNVCLVSMQRYTTGPSWEVPAGGSDGEDPLLAAQRELAEETGLVAAEWEHLGTMNALNGVAVAPEHVFLARGLAPAPDSALAQDEEGIDEVARVSFAEALAMVADGRISDGETVAALAYAGIRLGRFV
- a CDS encoding DUF559 domain-containing protein; this encodes MDSASIADRLRALGGVARAGQIGASRSMLARAADRGAIERVRKGVYALGAHPDVRDAAAHGGELACAAALRVLGVWVLEDRPALHVWLGPDGRAHPHPSCACIVHRDAGASAFGIVPIVQALVHLAACCGGESFFAAFESAWRLGLLDRADRDEVRRRLPARFRWLVDLARPDADSGLESLLRLRLRLLGVSLECQVLVRGVGVVDFLVDGRLIIEVDGRLNHDGASLRHKDLVRDAEAAAQGYETLRFDYALVVHDWQRVQRAISATLSRMRIASLR